The Dasypus novemcinctus isolate mDasNov1 chromosome 2, mDasNov1.1.hap2, whole genome shotgun sequence genome includes a region encoding these proteins:
- the UBE2B gene encoding ubiquitin-conjugating enzyme E2 B isoform X1, giving the protein MSTPARRRLMRDFKRLQEDPPVGVSGAPSENNIMQWNAVIFGPEGTPFEDGTFKLVIEFSEEYPNKPPTVRFLSKMFHPNVYADGSICLDILQNRWSPTYDVSSILTSIQSLLDEPNPNSPANSQAAQLYQENKREYEKRVSAIVEQSWNDS; this is encoded by the exons ATGTCGACCCCGGCCAGGAGGAGGCTCATGCGGGATTTCAAGCG ATTGCAAGAGGACCCACCTGTGGGTGTCAGTGGCGCACCGTCTGAAAACAACATCATGCAGTGGAATGCAGTTATATTTGG ACCAGAAGGGACACCCTTTGAAGATG GTACTTTTAAACTAGTAATAGAATTTTCTGAAGAATATCCAAATAAACCACCAACTGTTAGGTTTTTATCCAAAATGTTTCATCCAAATG TGTATGCTGACGGTAGCATATGCTTAGATATCCTTCAGAACCGATGGAGTCCAACGTATGATGTATCTTCTATCTTAACATCAATTCAG tCTCTGTTGGATGAACCAAATCCAAACAGTCCAGCCAATAGCCAGGCAGCACAGCTTTATCAGGAAAACAAACGGGAATATGAGAAAAGAGTTTCAGCCATTGTTGAACAAAGTTGGAATGATTCATAA
- the UBE2B gene encoding ubiquitin-conjugating enzyme E2 B isoform X2 — translation MQWNAVIFGPEGTPFEDGTFKLVIEFSEEYPNKPPTVRFLSKMFHPNVYADGSICLDILQNRWSPTYDVSSILTSIQSLLDEPNPNSPANSQAAQLYQENKREYEKRVSAIVEQSWNDS, via the exons ATGCAGTGGAATGCAGTTATATTTGG ACCAGAAGGGACACCCTTTGAAGATG GTACTTTTAAACTAGTAATAGAATTTTCTGAAGAATATCCAAATAAACCACCAACTGTTAGGTTTTTATCCAAAATGTTTCATCCAAATG TGTATGCTGACGGTAGCATATGCTTAGATATCCTTCAGAACCGATGGAGTCCAACGTATGATGTATCTTCTATCTTAACATCAATTCAG tCTCTGTTGGATGAACCAAATCCAAACAGTCCAGCCAATAGCCAGGCAGCACAGCTTTATCAGGAAAACAAACGGGAATATGAGAAAAGAGTTTCAGCCATTGTTGAACAAAGTTGGAATGATTCATAA